Proteins from one Parvibaculum lavamentivorans DS-1 genomic window:
- the trbK-alt gene encoding putative entry exclusion protein TrbK-alt — protein sequence MDGKMLARLGAIVFVSFAITATAIEMTRKDAAPEMERVHAVEPKRDALREGQRRCQQLGQAAASDTDCMRIWAESRDRFLGRPPAPAVPTTEGR from the coding sequence ATGGACGGCAAGATGCTGGCCCGGCTGGGCGCCATCGTTTTCGTATCGTTCGCCATCACGGCGACGGCGATCGAGATGACCCGGAAGGACGCGGCCCCTGAAATGGAGCGCGTCCACGCTGTCGAACCCAAGCGCGATGCGCTCCGCGAAGGGCAGCGCCGGTGCCAGCAGCTTGGCCAGGCAGCGGCGAGCGATACCGACTGCATGCGCATCTGGGCCGAGAGCCGCGATCGCTTCCTCGGCCGCCCCCCGGCGCCTGCCGTCCCGACAACAGAAGGACGGTGA
- a CDS encoding helix-turn-helix domain-containing protein, whose protein sequence is MMSVSGASMRHYARLSGSTAIGDDENHHLIAFLACRFLPTYASVTQNNYQQAGNPMIEQSDEILTIEEVATYLKAGRRTVYRLAANGQLPAFKLGGVWRFRRAELERWIAARIGEQDEKPKPDEGRQ, encoded by the coding sequence ATGATGAGCGTATCCGGCGCCTCCATGCGCCATTACGCTCGCCTGAGCGGATCAACCGCTATTGGCGATGACGAAAACCATCATCTTATCGCCTTTCTAGCTTGCCGATTCTTGCCAACTTATGCCAGTGTAACACAAAATAACTACCAACAAGCCGGCAATCCCATGATCGAGCAGTCCGATGAAATCCTCACCATCGAGGAAGTCGCCACCTACCTGAAAGCAGGTCGGCGCACGGTCTATCGCCTTGCGGCCAATGGCCAGCTTCCGGCGTTCAAGCTAGGCGGTGTGTGGCGCTTCCGCCGCGCCGAGCTGGAACGATGGATCGCCGCACGCATCGGTGAGCAGGATGAAAAGCCCAAGCCGGACGAGGGGAGGCAATGA
- the trbJ gene encoding P-type conjugative transfer protein TrbJ, with product MNTLRSRPRAMSLAAFILAIPLAASPVLTAPAHAQFGFGGIVYDPTNYAQNVLTAARSLEQINNQIRSLQNEAQSLINQAKNLANLPYSALQQIQQNVQRTQQLLGQAENISFDVQNVDRMFQQQYGSVSLSSSDAKLITDARSRWQNTVGGLQDAMRIQAGVVGNIDSNRTQMSNLVSQSQGAQGALQATQAGNQLLALQSQQLSDLIALISANGRATALTDAERAAAADQGREQRRRFLTPGAGYQPGNAQMFGNGN from the coding sequence ATGAATACGCTTCGTTCACGCCCGCGCGCGATGTCGCTCGCGGCCTTCATCCTGGCGATACCGCTCGCCGCATCGCCGGTGCTGACCGCGCCAGCGCACGCGCAATTCGGCTTCGGCGGTATCGTCTATGACCCTACCAACTACGCCCAGAACGTCCTGACGGCGGCGCGGTCCCTCGAGCAGATCAACAACCAGATCCGCTCGCTTCAAAACGAGGCGCAGAGCCTCATCAACCAAGCCAAGAATCTGGCGAACCTGCCGTACTCGGCGCTCCAGCAGATTCAACAGAACGTCCAACGCACCCAGCAGCTCCTCGGCCAGGCGGAGAACATCTCTTTCGACGTCCAGAACGTCGATCGGATGTTCCAGCAGCAATATGGCAGCGTCTCACTGTCGTCGTCGGACGCCAAGCTCATCACCGACGCTCGCTCGCGCTGGCAGAACACCGTCGGCGGCTTGCAGGACGCCATGCGCATTCAGGCCGGTGTCGTCGGCAATATCGACAGCAATCGCACGCAGATGTCGAACCTCGTCAGCCAGAGTCAAGGCGCGCAGGGTGCGTTGCAGGCGACACAGGCCGGCAATCAGCTTCTCGCGCTGCAATCGCAGCAGCTCTCCGACCTGATCGCGCTGATCTCCGCCAACGGCCGGGCCACGGCGCTGACTGACGCGGAGCGCGCGGCGGCGGCTGATCAGGGCCGGGAGCAGCGCCGCCGCTTCCTCACGCCGGGCGCGGGCTATCAGCCCGGCAACGCGCAGATGTTCGGCAACGGCAACTGA
- the trbF gene encoding conjugal transfer protein TrbF, which produces MSLFKRPAAHYGKSPEPETPYQRAAQVWDDRMGSARVQARNWRIMAFGSLFLSAGFAAALVWQSARGTVVPWVVQVDRLGQAQSVAPASADYRPTDPQVAWHLARFIEQVRSIPADPIIVRQNWLRAYDWTTDRGAGALNDYARTNDPFTKVGKQQIAVEVSSVIRASADSFRVAWTEKRYENGQLAGTERWTAILTIVIQTPRDADRLRANPLGIYINAINWSREMSQ; this is translated from the coding sequence ATGAGCCTCTTCAAACGACCCGCCGCCCACTATGGGAAATCGCCCGAACCCGAAACACCCTATCAGCGCGCCGCGCAGGTCTGGGACGATCGCATGGGTTCGGCCCGCGTCCAGGCCAGGAACTGGCGCATCATGGCATTCGGCTCACTTTTCCTGTCGGCCGGCTTCGCCGCCGCGCTGGTCTGGCAGTCGGCGCGCGGCACCGTCGTTCCCTGGGTGGTGCAGGTCGATCGGCTCGGTCAGGCGCAGTCCGTAGCACCGGCGTCGGCCGACTACCGGCCGACCGATCCGCAGGTGGCCTGGCATCTTGCCCGCTTCATCGAGCAAGTCAGAAGCATCCCGGCCGATCCGATCATCGTGCGCCAGAACTGGCTGCGCGCCTATGACTGGACCACGGATCGCGGCGCCGGCGCGCTCAACGACTATGCCCGCACCAACGATCCCTTCACCAAGGTCGGCAAACAGCAGATCGCCGTCGAGGTTTCGAGCGTCATCCGCGCATCGGCGGATTCCTTCCGCGTGGCCTGGACCGAGAAACGGTACGAGAATGGCCAGCTCGCGGGCACGGAGCGATGGACCGCGATCCTCACCATCGTCATCCAGACGCCGCGCGACGCCGACCGGCTGCGCGCCAATCCGCTCGGCATCTACATCAACGCTATCAACTGGTCGCGGGAGATGTCCCAATGA
- a CDS encoding LysR family transcriptional regulator → MNFRHLRYFVAASEHGSFRKAGAALGVQESTISRRIRDLEDGLGSALFHRHSGGVCLTVAGQRLLSKAQKVLRYINEGAEIVDAVGRGTEGQLRVGIFSSLASGFLQDLLRTFAAEHPGVHVEVADGNPAEHVAAIRQFRLDIAFLTGTLEWPRCETTYLWSERVFVVLPEAHALARKEEVKWHDLAHETFIVSDVPPGQEVHDYLVQRVADLGHHPKIQAQFVGRDNLLTLVAIGSGLTVTSEATTAAHVPGICYRPIIGEVLPFNGVWSPKNDNPALRRFVSMAKTMARRQGVDL, encoded by the coding sequence ATGAACTTTCGACATCTGCGTTATTTCGTTGCGGCTTCCGAGCATGGGAGCTTCCGCAAGGCGGGCGCCGCGCTGGGCGTCCAGGAGTCCACCATCAGTCGCCGGATTCGCGACCTGGAAGACGGGCTCGGCTCGGCACTGTTTCACCGTCACAGCGGCGGTGTATGTCTGACCGTTGCCGGACAGCGGCTTTTGTCGAAAGCCCAAAAGGTTCTTCGATACATCAATGAAGGCGCGGAGATCGTGGACGCGGTGGGGCGCGGCACGGAAGGTCAATTGCGCGTCGGCATCTTCTCGTCCCTGGCATCGGGGTTCCTGCAAGATCTTCTCCGGACCTTCGCGGCAGAGCACCCTGGCGTGCATGTCGAGGTTGCCGATGGCAATCCCGCAGAGCATGTCGCCGCGATCCGGCAGTTCCGGTTGGACATCGCCTTTCTGACGGGGACGTTGGAGTGGCCCCGATGCGAGACCACCTACCTCTGGTCGGAACGTGTTTTTGTGGTGCTGCCGGAAGCACACGCCCTTGCCCGCAAGGAGGAGGTGAAGTGGCATGATCTGGCGCACGAGACCTTCATCGTCAGCGATGTGCCGCCGGGCCAGGAAGTCCATGACTATCTGGTTCAGCGGGTCGCCGATCTCGGCCATCACCCGAAGATTCAGGCGCAGTTTGTTGGGCGCGACAATCTGTTGACGCTCGTCGCGATCGGCAGCGGGCTAACGGTCACGAGCGAGGCGACGACAGCGGCCCATGTGCCGGGCATCTGCTATCGGCCGATCATCGGTGAGGTCCTTCCCTTCAACGGCGTGTGGTCGCCAAAGAACGACAATCCGGCGCTCAGGCGCTTTGTCAGCATGGCGAAGACGATGGCGCGTCGTCAGGGCGTGGATTTATGA
- the trbL gene encoding P-type conjugative transfer protein TrbL: protein MGGAGVIDNFLGVFTSYINSGFGLLGGEVAFIATTLIVIDVTLAALFWSWGAEDDIIARLVKKTLFVGVFAYLIGNWNNLAKIVFDSFAGLGLKASGTSFTAQDLMRPGKVAQTGLDAARPLLESISDLMGWIAFFENFIQIACLLFAWALVLLAFFILAIQLFVTLIEFKLTTLAGFVLIPFGLFGKTAFMAERVLGNVVSSGIKVLVLAVIIGIGSTLFSQFTAGFGGATPTIDDAMAIVLAALSLLGLGIFGPGIAAGLVSGGPQLGAGAAVGTGLAVGGAALAAGGAAGLAIKGGAAAMSGGAAAVRGGAAAAGGAAAAYSVGSLGQSGAAGVASGLGGVARAAGAAAVSPLRRATARVAEGVKSSFSEGAKAGFGATGGSSTMSTIPGSGSAGEAAAAAPGDGPPDWAKRMKRHQSLSHGATLAAHAVKSGDSHGGGSSVNLSESNRS from the coding sequence ATGGGCGGCGCAGGTGTCATCGACAATTTCCTCGGGGTCTTCACCTCCTACATCAACAGCGGGTTCGGACTGCTCGGCGGCGAGGTCGCGTTCATCGCCACAACGCTGATCGTCATCGATGTGACGCTTGCCGCCCTGTTCTGGAGCTGGGGCGCGGAAGACGACATCATCGCCCGGCTGGTGAAAAAGACGCTCTTCGTCGGCGTCTTCGCCTATCTCATCGGCAACTGGAACAACCTCGCCAAGATCGTCTTCGACTCGTTCGCGGGCCTCGGCCTCAAGGCTTCCGGCACCAGCTTCACCGCGCAGGATCTGATGCGACCCGGCAAGGTCGCGCAGACCGGGCTCGACGCCGCGCGCCCCTTGCTCGAATCCATCTCCGACCTGATGGGCTGGATCGCGTTCTTCGAGAACTTCATCCAGATCGCCTGCCTGCTGTTCGCCTGGGCGCTGGTGCTGCTCGCCTTCTTCATCCTCGCGATCCAGCTCTTCGTTACCCTGATCGAATTCAAGTTGACGACGCTGGCGGGCTTCGTCCTCATCCCGTTCGGCCTGTTCGGCAAGACCGCCTTCATGGCCGAGCGCGTGCTGGGCAATGTCGTCTCATCCGGCATCAAGGTGCTGGTGCTCGCCGTCATCATCGGCATCGGCTCAACGCTGTTCAGCCAGTTTACGGCCGGCTTCGGCGGCGCAACGCCCACAATCGACGACGCCATGGCGATTGTTCTTGCCGCGCTATCGCTGCTCGGGCTCGGCATCTTCGGCCCCGGCATTGCTGCCGGTCTGGTCAGCGGCGGACCACAACTCGGCGCCGGTGCGGCGGTTGGCACCGGGCTTGCCGTCGGCGGTGCCGCGCTCGCAGCTGGTGGCGCGGCAGGCCTTGCCATAAAGGGAGGAGCGGCTGCGATGTCCGGCGGTGCTGCTGCCGTGCGGGGCGGTGCGGCAGCGGCAGGCGGAGCCGCCGCGGCCTACAGTGTCGGCTCGCTCGGCCAGTCCGGCGCAGCCGGTGTCGCCTCTGGTCTTGGCGGTGTCGCCCGCGCGGCCGGAGCAGCCGCCGTGTCGCCCCTGAGACGCGCGACGGCGCGCGTCGCCGAAGGCGTCAAGTCCAGCTTCTCCGAAGGTGCGAAGGCAGGCTTCGGCGCAACGGGCGGTTCCTCGACCATGAGCACGATACCCGGCTCAGGCTCCGCAGGCGAAGCCGCCGCCGCAGCGCCCGGCGACGGTCCGCCCGACTGGGCCAAGCGCATGAAGCGCCATCAGTCCCTCAGCCACGGAGCCACCCTCGCAGCGCACGCCGTCAAATCCGGCGACAGCCATGGCGGCGGCTCTTCCGTCAATCTCTCCGAAAGTAACCGCTCATGA
- a CDS encoding DUF2274 domain-containing protein, translating to MTKLKLGPITEEKPVKATLELPASLHRDLAAYAELLGRQTGQPVRDPVKLIVPMLERFIATDRGFAKARRAKPAGDASS from the coding sequence ATGACGAAATTGAAGCTCGGCCCGATCACCGAGGAAAAGCCGGTGAAGGCGACGCTGGAACTGCCCGCATCGCTTCACCGGGATCTCGCGGCATATGCCGAGCTGCTGGGAAGGCAGACCGGCCAGCCTGTGCGCGATCCCGTGAAGCTGATCGTACCGATGCTGGAGCGCTTCATCGCCACCGATCGCGGGTTCGCCAAGGCCCGACGCGCGAAGCCCGCGGGCGATGCCAGTTCATAA
- the trbG gene encoding P-type conjugative transfer protein TrbG, producing MSTSLRMSGSPAFRKSALAMMLLSATMLAGCATFKPPTISYDNDVPPLPAVPTPVTEQPPRPLHTPPAWTVAHGGTTANTPSGRVENANAAARVEPRREGYYNAIQIYPWSEGALYQVYAAPGQITNIALEPGESLTGAGPIAAGDTARWIIGDTESGSSLSRRVHILVKPTRPDITTNLVITTDRRIYMLELRAEAKPYMPAVAWAYPALPASQRGTVSATPIIPAAGARHYRYGLTGDTPPWRPVAVYDDGRRVYVEFPRGIVQGEMPPIFVLGTDGEPQLVNSRIHQNILIVDRIFGAAELRLGSGKQQQTVRIVRTDGKPAS from the coding sequence ATGAGCACATCTCTGCGCATGTCCGGCTCTCCGGCTTTCCGTAAATCCGCTTTGGCGATGATGCTGCTCTCGGCAACGATGCTGGCGGGCTGCGCAACCTTCAAACCACCCACCATCAGCTACGACAATGACGTGCCGCCGCTCCCAGCCGTGCCGACGCCGGTCACGGAACAGCCGCCGCGTCCGCTGCACACGCCTCCCGCCTGGACGGTCGCGCATGGTGGAACCACCGCGAATACACCGAGCGGCCGCGTGGAAAACGCCAATGCTGCGGCGCGTGTCGAACCGCGACGCGAGGGCTATTATAACGCCATCCAGATCTATCCCTGGAGCGAAGGCGCGCTTTACCAAGTCTATGCCGCGCCCGGCCAGATCACCAACATCGCGCTCGAACCGGGCGAAAGTCTGACCGGCGCAGGTCCAATCGCCGCCGGTGACACCGCCCGCTGGATCATCGGTGACACCGAAAGCGGTTCCAGCCTCTCGCGCCGCGTCCACATCCTCGTCAAACCGACCCGCCCCGACATCACCACGAACCTGGTCATCACGACCGACCGCCGCATCTACATGCTCGAGCTGAGGGCGGAGGCGAAACCCTATATGCCGGCCGTTGCCTGGGCTTATCCCGCGCTACCGGCATCGCAACGTGGAACGGTCTCGGCGACGCCTATCATTCCCGCTGCCGGCGCACGTCACTACCGCTACGGCCTCACCGGCGACACGCCGCCCTGGCGGCCGGTCGCCGTCTATGACGACGGCAGGCGTGTGTATGTCGAATTTCCACGCGGCATCGTTCAAGGCGAAATGCCGCCGATCTTCGTCCTCGGCACCGATGGCGAGCCGCAGCTCGTCAACAGCCGCATCCACCAGAACATCCTGATCGTGGACCGCATCTTCGGCGCCGCCGAACTGCGCCTCGGCAGCGGCAAGCAGCAGCAGACCGTCAGGATCGTGCGAACCGATGGGAAACCTGCATCATGA
- the brxF gene encoding BREX-3 system P-loop-containing protein BrxF: protein MTHAFALSAEVAKLPALERLIEEINDLQSKLILLVGSSGKTRLLRALARRLNAKPLNVGVTLGRRLAVTPVSDRGFSTNELLREITDGVSGDAPLLLDNLEVLFEPSLKVNPLNVIKLLAHSRPVIAVWPGEIHNDRLIYTGMGHPEHRDYSRDGVVVFETAQRQ, encoded by the coding sequence ATGACCCATGCGTTCGCACTATCGGCAGAGGTGGCCAAGCTCCCTGCGCTTGAACGGCTCATCGAGGAAATCAACGATCTCCAGAGCAAGCTGATCCTGCTCGTCGGCAGCAGCGGCAAAACGCGCCTTCTGCGCGCTTTGGCGCGCCGGTTGAACGCCAAGCCTCTCAATGTCGGCGTGACGCTCGGACGTCGCTTAGCGGTCACGCCCGTCTCTGATCGCGGTTTCTCGACGAACGAACTGCTCCGCGAAATCACTGATGGCGTGAGCGGTGACGCTCCGCTGCTGCTCGACAACCTCGAAGTGCTCTTTGAGCCTAGTCTGAAGGTCAATCCACTCAACGTCATCAAACTGCTGGCGCACTCACGTCCGGTCATCGCGGTATGGCCAGGTGAAATACACAACGATCGGCTGATTTACACCGGCATGGGACATCCCGAGCACCGCGACTACAGCCGCGACGGCGTCGTCGTCTTTGAAACGGCGCAACGTCAATAA
- the trbE gene encoding conjugal transfer protein TrbE — protein MMNLAEYRRTATRLADYLPWAALVAEGVVLNKDGSFQRTARFRGPDLDSAVAAELVAVAGRLNNAFRRLGSGWAIFVEAQRHEASIYPADLFPDAAAALLDAERKADFEEAGAHYVSGYYLTITYLPPAEDAARTEAWLYEGRERAGIDPKEILNTFVDRTDRVLALLDGFMPECQWLDSSETLTYLHSTVSTKRHRVRVPETPVYLDALLADQPLTGGLEPRLGTAHLRVLTIVGFPTATTPGILDDLNRLAFPYRWSTRAILLDKTDATKLLTKIRRQWFAKRKSIAAILKEVLTNEASALVDTDASNKAADADLALQELGADYAGQSYVTATIAVWDNDPRVADEKLRLAEKVIQGRDFTAMTETINAVDAWLGSLPGHVYANVRQPPISTLNLAHMIPLSAVWAGPERDEHLGSSPLLFGKTEGSTPFRFSLHVGDVGHTLVVGPTGAGKSVLLAIMALQFRRYAGAQVFAFDFGGSIRTAALAMGGDWHDLGGDLTEGVDSSVSLQPLARIHDTPERAWAADWIVAILIREGIAITPEVKEHLWSALTSLASAPVEERTITGLTVLLQSNDLKQALRPYCVGGPYGRLLDAEAEHLGSASVQAFEIEGLVGTGAAPAVLAYLFHRIGDRLDGSPTLLIIDEGWLALDDDAFSGQLREWLKTLRKKNASVIFATQSLSDIDNSNIAPAIIESCPTRLLLPNERAIEPQITEIYRRFGLNDRQIEILARATPKRDYYCQSRRGNRLFELGLSEVGLALAATSSKTDQSEIARTVAEHGREGFLAAWLRLRGAEWAADLIPDLTNLTPQQSEKE, from the coding sequence ATGATGAATCTTGCCGAATATCGCCGCACCGCAACCCGCCTCGCTGACTATCTGCCCTGGGCCGCGCTCGTCGCCGAGGGCGTCGTGCTCAACAAGGACGGCAGCTTTCAGCGCACGGCGCGGTTCCGCGGCCCTGATCTGGACTCCGCGGTCGCCGCCGAACTGGTCGCCGTCGCCGGGCGGCTCAACAACGCATTCCGTCGTCTCGGATCGGGTTGGGCCATCTTCGTCGAGGCGCAGCGGCACGAGGCGTCGATCTATCCAGCGGACCTGTTTCCCGACGCCGCCGCAGCGCTTCTCGATGCCGAGCGCAAAGCCGATTTCGAGGAGGCCGGCGCGCATTACGTCTCCGGCTACTATCTCACCATCACCTATCTGCCGCCGGCCGAGGATGCCGCGCGCACCGAAGCCTGGCTCTATGAGGGCCGCGAACGTGCTGGCATCGATCCGAAGGAAATCCTGAACACCTTTGTCGACCGCACCGATCGCGTGCTGGCGCTGCTCGACGGCTTCATGCCGGAATGCCAGTGGCTCGATAGCAGCGAGACGCTGACATATCTCCATTCGACCGTCTCGACCAAACGGCACCGCGTCCGTGTGCCCGAAACGCCGGTCTATCTCGACGCGCTGCTCGCCGACCAACCGCTCACCGGCGGCCTGGAGCCGCGTCTCGGAACCGCGCATCTGCGCGTTCTCACCATTGTCGGTTTCCCGACCGCGACCACGCCCGGCATCCTCGACGATCTCAATCGGCTCGCCTTTCCCTATCGCTGGTCGACGCGCGCCATCCTGCTCGACAAGACCGACGCGACCAAGCTGCTGACCAAAATCCGCCGCCAATGGTTCGCGAAGCGCAAAAGCATCGCCGCGATCCTGAAAGAGGTGCTGACCAACGAGGCGTCCGCGCTGGTCGATACCGACGCCTCGAACAAGGCGGCGGACGCCGATCTCGCCCTCCAGGAACTCGGCGCTGACTACGCCGGCCAATCCTATGTCACCGCGACGATCGCGGTATGGGACAACGATCCCCGAGTTGCCGACGAGAAGCTTCGCCTCGCCGAGAAAGTCATCCAGGGCCGCGACTTCACGGCCATGACTGAAACGATCAATGCCGTCGATGCCTGGCTGGGCTCATTGCCGGGGCATGTTTACGCCAACGTGCGCCAGCCCCCGATTTCGACGCTGAATCTCGCCCACATGATCCCGCTCTCGGCGGTGTGGGCGGGGCCGGAACGGGACGAGCATTTGGGTAGCTCCCCCTTGCTGTTCGGCAAGACCGAAGGCTCGACCCCGTTCCGGTTTTCTCTCCATGTCGGCGACGTCGGTCACACGCTCGTCGTCGGCCCGACCGGCGCCGGCAAATCGGTGCTCCTCGCCATCATGGCCTTGCAGTTCCGGCGCTATGCCGGTGCCCAGGTCTTCGCCTTCGACTTCGGCGGTTCGATCCGCACCGCCGCGCTCGCCATGGGCGGTGATTGGCACGATCTCGGCGGCGATCTCACCGAGGGCGTGGACTCCTCGGTCTCGCTGCAACCGCTCGCGCGCATTCACGACACGCCCGAACGCGCCTGGGCGGCCGACTGGATCGTCGCCATCCTGATCCGCGAGGGCATCGCAATCACCCCCGAGGTGAAGGAGCACCTCTGGTCGGCGCTGACCTCGCTGGCGTCGGCGCCGGTCGAGGAACGCACGATCACCGGCCTCACGGTGTTGCTCCAATCGAACGACCTGAAGCAGGCTCTGCGACCGTATTGCGTGGGCGGCCCCTATGGGCGGCTACTCGACGCCGAGGCCGAACATCTCGGCTCGGCATCGGTGCAGGCGTTCGAGATCGAGGGACTGGTCGGGACTGGCGCGGCACCCGCCGTCCTCGCCTATCTCTTCCATCGCATCGGCGACCGTCTCGACGGCTCGCCGACGCTGCTCATCATCGACGAGGGCTGGCTCGCACTCGATGACGATGCCTTCTCCGGGCAATTGCGCGAATGGCTGAAGACGCTGCGCAAGAAAAACGCCAGCGTCATCTTCGCCACGCAGTCGCTGTCCGACATCGACAACAGCAACATCGCCCCGGCCATCATCGAGAGCTGCCCGACAAGGCTGCTCCTGCCGAACGAACGCGCGATCGAGCCGCAGATCACGGAGATCTATCGGCGCTTCGGTCTCAACGACCGCCAGATCGAAATCCTCGCGCGGGCCACGCCCAAGCGCGACTATTACTGCCAGTCGCGGCGCGGCAATCGCCTGTTCGAGCTGGGCCTCTCCGAAGTCGGTCTCGCGCTCGCCGCCACCTCCTCCAAGACCGACCAGTCCGAGATCGCGCGCACCGTCGCCGAGCATGGCCGCGAGGGCTTTCTCGCCGCCTGGCTGCGCCTGCGCGGCGCCGAGTGGGCCGCAGACCTCATCCCTGACCTCACGAACCTCACCCCCCAGCAGTCCGAGAAGGAGTAA
- a CDS encoding TrbI/VirB10 family protein, which yields MSDIDHDNAERLDQSTPAVDASSSMRLRAEPPRVTRLSRKVLAGVAAVALVSIGGSLIYALQTRDPGKSADELYSTDNRTTADGLAGLPRDYTGPVLGPALPGDLGRPIVSAQNQGHPVVPPAMAAPGPDPEEQRRLAELEAARTSRVFFQAGPAATSATAGTNVPGFPSVGTGTQPGAETAQDRQLAFLNAPVDRRTIAADRIMAPASPYVLQAGAVISAALITGIRSDLPGQITAQVTENIYDSPTGRILVIPQGTRIIGQYDNSVQYGQSRVLLVWNRLILPNGRSIVLERQPGADTQGYAGLEDGVDYHWWDLAKAAGLSTLLSVGSELAIDDQDRLLRAIRNGGQDTINDAGQQIVRRQLNVAPTLTIRPGFPVRVIVTRDLVLEPYGG from the coding sequence ATGAGCGACATTGACCACGACAACGCCGAACGGCTGGACCAATCAACGCCCGCCGTCGATGCATCATCGTCCATGCGCCTGCGGGCAGAACCTCCGCGCGTCACCCGGCTGTCGCGCAAAGTGCTCGCCGGCGTCGCTGCGGTTGCACTCGTCAGCATCGGCGGCTCTCTCATCTACGCGCTCCAGACCCGCGATCCCGGCAAGAGCGCCGACGAACTCTATTCAACCGACAACCGCACCACGGCCGACGGCCTGGCCGGCCTGCCACGCGATTACACCGGCCCGGTCCTCGGCCCGGCGCTGCCTGGAGACCTCGGCCGCCCGATCGTCAGCGCGCAAAATCAGGGGCATCCTGTCGTGCCGCCCGCCATGGCGGCGCCGGGGCCTGATCCCGAGGAGCAACGTCGCCTAGCCGAATTGGAGGCCGCCCGCACCAGCCGCGTGTTTTTCCAGGCCGGTCCGGCCGCAACGTCGGCGACCGCCGGCACGAATGTCCCGGGATTTCCCAGCGTGGGAACCGGCACACAACCTGGTGCCGAGACCGCTCAAGATCGACAACTCGCGTTCCTCAATGCTCCCGTCGACCGCCGTACCATTGCGGCCGACCGCATCATGGCACCAGCATCGCCCTATGTTCTCCAGGCGGGCGCGGTCATCTCCGCCGCCCTCATCACCGGCATCCGCTCCGATCTGCCTGGACAAATCACCGCGCAGGTGACGGAGAACATCTACGATAGTCCGACGGGGCGCATCCTCGTCATCCCACAGGGCACGCGGATCATCGGCCAGTACGACAATAGCGTCCAATACGGGCAGAGCCGCGTGCTTCTCGTCTGGAACAGGCTCATTCTCCCGAACGGCCGGTCCATTGTGCTCGAACGACAACCCGGAGCCGATACCCAGGGCTATGCCGGTCTGGAAGACGGCGTCGATTACCATTGGTGGGATCTCGCCAAAGCGGCGGGGCTCTCGACGCTCCTGTCAGTCGGGTCCGAGCTTGCCATCGATGATCAGGACCGGCTCCTGCGCGCCATCCGCAATGGGGGCCAGGACACGATCAATGATGCCGGTCAGCAGATCGTTCGGCGCCAGCTCAACGTCGCGCCGACACTGACGATCCGGCCCGGCTTCCCTGTCCGCGTGATCGTCACCCGCGATCTCGTCCTCGAACCTTACGGAGGCTGA